Proteins encoded by one window of Bacillus sp. DTU_2020_1000418_1_SI_GHA_SEK_038:
- a CDS encoding MalY/PatB family protein — protein sequence MKKFDFDQIINRENTSSVKWGLTKEVFGTNDVLPMWVADMDFEPPSEVKNALLDRVQHGVFGYTYPSSSTADSIKQWLQNRHSWKVESDWIQYNLGVVPSIAAAIEAYTAPGDKVMLQSPVYAPFFEMVKKNNREVVNSPLKLVDNRFEIDFTDFENRLKEGVKLFLLCNPHNPGGRVWTKEELQKIGELCYQYNCLILSDEIHSDLVFKTNKHIPIASLNNKFNEITITCIAPTKTFNLAGLQASAVIISNKELRNDFQKVLQRQGFYSLPTFGAIGMEAAYQHGDSWLNELLEYLHENIATAKSFIEKHLPSIKVMEPEGTYLLWLNCRELDLGDEEIRERLLYKGKLALEPGKKYGPGGEGFVRMNIACPREMLLDGLERLKKAFD from the coding sequence ATGAAGAAATTTGACTTTGATCAAATTATTAATCGGGAAAACACCTCCTCTGTTAAATGGGGATTAACAAAGGAAGTGTTTGGAACGAACGATGTATTGCCAATGTGGGTAGCTGATATGGACTTCGAGCCCCCTTCAGAAGTGAAAAATGCTCTTCTGGATCGAGTTCAACATGGCGTTTTCGGCTATACATATCCTTCATCCTCTACTGCTGATAGCATTAAGCAATGGCTTCAGAATAGACACAGCTGGAAAGTTGAGAGTGACTGGATTCAATATAATTTGGGAGTCGTTCCTTCAATTGCTGCCGCAATTGAGGCCTATACTGCCCCTGGAGATAAGGTGATGCTCCAATCACCTGTTTATGCTCCTTTTTTCGAAATGGTTAAGAAAAATAATCGGGAAGTAGTAAATTCTCCATTAAAATTAGTAGATAATCGATTTGAGATCGATTTTACTGATTTTGAAAATCGATTAAAAGAGGGAGTTAAATTATTCCTTTTATGTAATCCGCATAATCCTGGAGGCAGAGTATGGACAAAAGAAGAATTACAAAAAATCGGTGAGCTATGCTATCAATATAATTGTCTTATTCTTTCCGATGAAATTCATTCTGACCTTGTTTTTAAAACAAATAAGCATATTCCAATAGCTTCATTGAATAACAAATTCAATGAGATTACGATTACTTGCATTGCGCCAACAAAAACATTTAACCTAGCAGGACTGCAGGCTTCCGCTGTTATCATATCCAACAAAGAGCTTCGGAATGATTTCCAAAAAGTTTTACAGCGTCAAGGCTTCTATTCATTGCCAACCTTTGGAGCGATCGGAATGGAAGCTGCTTATCAGCACGGGGATAGCTGGTTGAATGAGCTTCTTGAATACTTACATGAAAATATTGCAACAGCAAAAAGCTTTATCGAAAAACACTTGCCTTCAATCAAAGTCATGGAACCTGAAGGCACCTATTTATTATGGTTAAATTGCCGTGAGCTAGATTTAGGCGATGAAGAAATTAGAGAACGGTTATTATATAAAGGAAAGCTGGCGTTAGAACCAGGGAAAAAATACGGTCCTGGCGGCGAAGGCTTTGTTCGCATGAATATCGCCTGTCCGCGTGAAATGCTGTTAGATGGTTTGGAGAGATTGAAAAAGGCATTTGATTAA
- a CDS encoding CoA-acylating methylmalonate-semialdehyde dehydrogenase, translated as MTNITEVKELTHFIEGKMIAGKSGRFSEVFNPATGEVIAKVPLASKEEVKDAIEKAEAAFPAWRDISVAKRAEVVMKFRHLLTENKDKLVELICTESGKTEEDAIGEITRGIESVDLAINAPHLMKGEYSVNVGGQINAYSAKYPLGVVTAISPFNFPIMVPLAQTCMAVAVGNAVILKASERVPMTALFMSELWKEAGLPDGIWTVINGDKEAVNELLENPAVQAVSFVGSTPVAHYIYETSAKYGKRVVALGGGKNNMVVMPDADLEQVANAFISAGYGAASQRCMAISTLMPVGQETADRLVEILKEKIDSLKVGAYTENVDYGPVISPQAKENILKAIDRSEEEGAKIICDGRDKAVTRNSKGFFLAPTLLDHVKPGMEIYDEEVFGPVRNIVRVDTLEEAIKLINQHELGNGVTIFTNNGLAARKFTTEIDVGMVGVNVPIPIPVGYHNFAGFKGSRFGDGQMFGPDQAKFYTKSKMISERWLSTSEDKSLSFAFPSNN; from the coding sequence ATGACAAACATTACAGAAGTGAAAGAACTTACACATTTTATTGAGGGAAAAATGATTGCTGGTAAAAGCGGCCGTTTTTCAGAAGTGTTCAATCCTGCAACAGGAGAGGTCATTGCCAAAGTGCCATTAGCTTCCAAAGAGGAAGTGAAAGATGCAATTGAAAAAGCAGAGGCCGCTTTTCCTGCATGGCGTGATATCTCAGTAGCTAAACGCGCAGAAGTTGTAATGAAATTCCGGCACTTGCTAACGGAAAATAAAGATAAATTAGTTGAATTAATCTGTACGGAAAGCGGAAAAACAGAAGAAGACGCAATTGGTGAAATCACCCGCGGGATCGAATCTGTCGATTTAGCTATAAATGCTCCTCATTTAATGAAAGGCGAATATTCTGTAAATGTAGGCGGTCAAATCAATGCTTATTCCGCTAAATATCCGCTAGGTGTAGTTACAGCAATCTCTCCATTCAACTTTCCAATCATGGTGCCGCTAGCCCAGACATGCATGGCGGTAGCAGTTGGAAATGCTGTTATTTTAAAAGCTTCCGAGCGAGTGCCTATGACAGCCTTATTTATGAGTGAATTATGGAAAGAAGCGGGGCTTCCGGATGGTATTTGGACAGTCATCAATGGAGATAAAGAGGCGGTTAATGAACTCCTTGAAAATCCAGCAGTACAGGCAGTTTCATTTGTTGGCTCCACACCTGTAGCACATTATATTTACGAAACAAGCGCTAAATATGGAAAACGTGTCGTTGCATTAGGCGGAGGCAAAAATAATATGGTAGTCATGCCAGATGCAGATTTAGAACAAGTAGCGAATGCTTTCATCAGTGCAGGGTATGGGGCAGCATCCCAACGTTGTATGGCCATTTCTACATTAATGCCAGTAGGACAAGAAACGGCAGATCGGTTAGTAGAAATTTTAAAAGAAAAGATTGATAGCTTAAAAGTGGGGGCTTATACAGAGAATGTAGATTACGGCCCAGTAATATCTCCGCAAGCAAAAGAAAATATTTTGAAAGCCATTGACCGCAGTGAAGAAGAAGGAGCAAAAATCATTTGTGACGGACGCGATAAAGCCGTTACAAGAAATAGCAAAGGCTTCTTCCTGGCACCAACTTTGCTTGATCATGTAAAACCGGGCATGGAAATTTACGATGAAGAAGTCTTCGGGCCCGTTCGAAATATTGTACGTGTAGACACCTTAGAGGAAGCGATTAAATTAATCAATCAGCATGAATTAGGAAATGGCGTAACGATTTTTACAAACAATGGACTGGCAGCCAGAAAATTCACAACTGAAATTGATGTAGGAATGGTCGGTGTAAACGTTCCGATTCCAATTCCGGTTGGTTATCATAACTTTGCTGGTTTTAAGGGCTCAAGATTTGGTGATGGCCAAATGTTTGGTCCAGATCAAGCAAAATTTTATACAAAATCAAAGATGATTTCTGAACGCTGGCTTTCAACAAGTGAAGATAAAAGTCTATCATTTGCATTCCCAAGTAATAATTAA
- a CDS encoding aspartate aminotransferase family protein has protein sequence MGNVHITESLVTKDEKYLWNAMKPYNPQATTIIEKAKGAWLTDIEGNRYLDAMSGLWCVNVGYGREEIAKAAYDQLLENNYTPLSVSHPSAILLAEKISELLGGDYVVFFSNSGSEANETAFKIARQYFQQKGQGTRYKIVSRYRAYHGNSMGALAATGQAERKYKYEPLSPGFIHVKAPDQYRYNEDGYKNAADLPSVKAVDEVMTWEHSETIAAMILEPIITGGGVIMPPDDYLKGVKEVCEKHGALLIVDEVICGFGRTGKAFGHQHYGVQPDIITMAKGLTSAYMPLSATAVKREIYEEFTKSGNYDFFRHVNTFGGSPAACAVALKNLEIMDRENLFEQSSIMGEILVTELKDKISHCPYVGDIRGKGLLIGIELVEDRSTKNPLAVEKVNQVIAKCKEQGLIIGKNGVTVAGYNNILALSPPLNITLEEKDFILERLVQAIETL, from the coding sequence ATGGGGAATGTTCATATTACTGAAAGTTTAGTCACAAAAGATGAGAAATATCTTTGGAATGCAATGAAGCCATATAACCCACAAGCTACGACCATTATTGAAAAAGCGAAAGGAGCTTGGCTAACGGACATTGAAGGGAATCGTTATTTAGATGCCATGTCAGGATTATGGTGTGTAAACGTTGGTTATGGAAGAGAAGAAATTGCAAAAGCCGCATATGACCAACTTCTAGAGAACAATTATACTCCCTTAAGTGTTAGTCATCCTTCGGCGATCTTACTTGCCGAAAAAATCAGTGAATTATTAGGCGGAGATTATGTCGTGTTTTTCTCAAACAGCGGCTCAGAGGCTAATGAAACAGCATTTAAAATTGCTCGCCAATATTTCCAGCAAAAAGGGCAAGGAACTCGCTATAAAATTGTTTCGCGTTATCGCGCATATCACGGTAACTCTATGGGCGCACTCGCGGCAACAGGACAAGCAGAACGGAAATACAAATACGAACCATTATCGCCTGGATTTATTCATGTTAAAGCGCCGGATCAGTACCGTTACAATGAGGATGGATATAAGAATGCCGCCGATTTGCCATCTGTTAAGGCAGTTGACGAAGTCATGACATGGGAACACTCCGAAACAATAGCTGCAATGATTTTGGAACCGATTATTACAGGCGGAGGAGTCATTATGCCTCCTGATGATTATTTAAAAGGTGTAAAAGAAGTTTGTGAGAAGCACGGCGCCTTATTAATAGTTGATGAAGTAATCTGCGGCTTCGGACGTACAGGAAAAGCCTTCGGACACCAGCATTATGGAGTACAGCCTGACATTATTACGATGGCAAAGGGGCTTACGAGCGCTTATATGCCACTTTCTGCAACAGCTGTAAAGAGAGAAATTTATGAAGAGTTCACTAAAAGTGGAAACTATGACTTTTTCCGCCATGTTAATACATTTGGGGGTTCTCCTGCGGCATGTGCAGTTGCATTGAAAAACCTGGAAATTATGGACCGTGAAAATTTATTTGAACAATCTTCAATCATGGGTGAGATTTTAGTTACTGAATTAAAAGATAAAATATCACACTGCCCTTATGTTGGAGATATTCGAGGAAAAGGATTGCTTATAGGAATCGAGCTAGTAGAGGATCGGAGCACGAAGAATCCTTTAGCTGTAGAGAAAGTCAATCAAGTAATCGCAAAATGTAAAGAACAAGGGCTGATTATTGGGAAAAACGGTGTAACAGTTGCGGGTTATAACAATATATTAGCACTTTCCCCACCATTAAACATTACCTTGGAAGAAAAGGATTTCATTCTTGAAAGATTAGTGCAAGCCATTGAAACTTTATAA
- a CDS encoding PucR family transcriptional regulator, with protein MSYSLTVQDLFDRNHFQNVKVVAGHGGMLNTIKWVHILETKEIGTLIKGNELILTTGIQLISEENLFKFVKQLITKEAAALCIELVEHIQSVPKNVIELANRHNLPIIVFNEIVPFIEITQEIHSMLINQQYEMIKRLENYSQEINKLTLKITHYEHILMKLYKYLNINVAFIINGQQPLFIPNEKHEVYKNLRDKYEQKGEGSQFAKCEVNILEESYGEVCIFTNNRTINEFELLILDRTVTALSQYLLRSLYIEEKQNIHSRLLLESWLDGTVEDSVITNFLQEQGFHNLLNCSYFVLIDQIMNTKKEYDLNYYKLYSRNIFENKGFVLFLLEENQRLIYVIADIYGHDTKQRIIDCIEKIRNFRKNNNYINLSVTTAVGQIMNDYKLVHQSCETARDTLLIRKNALQLSYFYEDLYIHQLVLQIQKNKAIMDLAKNYLKPLYDYDAKNNGQLIVTLQVYLQCNCLKNETAKKLFIVRQTLYHRLSKIESLIGSDYMLPPKRLAVELMLLATQSNFQTTDLESLK; from the coding sequence ATGTCTTATTCGCTTACCGTTCAAGATTTATTTGATAGAAACCATTTCCAAAATGTCAAAGTGGTAGCTGGTCATGGCGGGATGTTGAATACTATTAAGTGGGTTCATATACTAGAAACGAAAGAGATAGGGACATTAATTAAGGGAAATGAATTAATATTAACAACGGGAATACAACTAATATCGGAAGAGAATCTATTTAAATTTGTAAAACAGCTCATCACAAAAGAAGCAGCTGCCTTATGTATTGAACTTGTTGAACATATTCAATCTGTTCCAAAGAATGTAATTGAGTTGGCTAATCGACATAATTTACCGATTATTGTGTTTAATGAAATAGTTCCATTTATTGAAATAACACAAGAAATACATAGTATGTTAATAAATCAACAGTATGAAATGATCAAACGGCTTGAAAATTATTCACAAGAAATAAACAAATTAACATTGAAAATTACACATTATGAACATATCTTAATGAAGCTTTACAAATATTTAAACATTAACGTCGCATTTATTATTAATGGGCAGCAGCCATTATTTATTCCAAATGAAAAACATGAAGTATATAAGAACTTAAGGGACAAATATGAACAGAAAGGGGAAGGAAGTCAATTTGCCAAATGTGAAGTAAATATATTAGAGGAAAGCTATGGAGAAGTTTGTATTTTCACGAATAATCGAACAATAAATGAGTTTGAATTATTAATACTGGATCGAACTGTTACTGCGTTATCGCAATATTTGCTGCGCAGTCTATATATAGAAGAGAAACAAAACATTCACTCCCGTCTATTACTGGAGTCTTGGTTAGATGGAACAGTTGAAGATTCTGTGATTACTAACTTCTTACAGGAACAGGGTTTTCATAATTTATTAAATTGCTCTTACTTTGTATTAATCGATCAAATAATGAATACAAAAAAAGAATATGATTTAAATTATTATAAATTATACTCCCGCAACATTTTTGAAAATAAAGGGTTCGTTTTATTTTTATTAGAAGAAAATCAAAGGCTGATTTATGTTATTGCAGATATATATGGACATGATACAAAACAGCGTATTATAGACTGCATTGAGAAAATCAGAAACTTTAGAAAGAATAATAATTATATAAATCTATCGGTCACTACTGCCGTTGGGCAGATTATGAATGATTATAAATTAGTCCATCAAAGCTGTGAAACTGCACGTGATACTTTATTAATCCGCAAAAACGCTCTTCAGCTATCTTATTTTTATGAAGATCTTTACATACATCAATTAGTTCTTCAAATTCAAAAAAACAAAGCAATTATGGATTTAGCTAAAAATTATTTAAAGCCCCTCTATGATTACGATGCAAAAAATAATGGACAACTAATTGTAACATTACAAGTTTATCTGCAATGTAATTGTCTGAAAAACGAGACTGCAAAGAAGCTATTTATTGTCCGCCAAACTTTATATCATCGCTTATCCAAAATTGAAAGTTTAATAGGAAGTGATTATATGCTTCCACCTAAGCGCCTTGCTGTTGAATTAATGCTGCTTGCAACTCAATCTAACTTCCAGACTACAGACTTGGAAAGTCTCAAGTAG
- a CDS encoding superoxide dismutase family protein codes for MKKAWLLLPFFILTGCGEENIRNLDVEMFNAVGDSLGTINLEEQAKGVKLTLNLEGLPPGEHAMHIHENSKCEPPDFKSAGNHFNPEEKEHGLLHPKGAHAGDLPNLIVGEDGKVKDEIMAPQVSLKEGKQSLLTKDGTSIVIHDGKDDGMTQPAGDSGDRIACGSISKDKKK; via the coding sequence ATGAAAAAAGCTTGGTTATTACTCCCATTTTTTATTTTAACAGGGTGTGGAGAAGAAAATATCAGAAATTTGGATGTTGAAATGTTTAATGCTGTTGGAGACTCTTTGGGAACGATCAACTTGGAGGAGCAGGCAAAAGGGGTCAAACTAACTTTGAATTTGGAGGGCTTGCCTCCAGGTGAGCATGCTATGCATATTCATGAAAACTCGAAATGTGAACCCCCGGATTTCAAGTCCGCGGGAAATCATTTTAATCCTGAAGAAAAGGAGCACGGTCTGCTTCACCCTAAAGGGGCCCATGCTGGTGACCTTCCCAACCTTATTGTAGGGGAGGATGGAAAGGTAAAGGATGAGATTATGGCTCCACAAGTTTCACTTAAGGAAGGGAAACAATCATTATTAACGAAAGACGGAACCTCTATTGTGATTCATGATGGCAAGGATGACGGAATGACACAGCCGGCAGGTGATTCCGGTGATCGGATTGCGTGTGGGTCTATTTCTAAGGATAAGAAAAAATAG
- a CDS encoding kinase-associated lipoprotein B — MGDLTVGDKVTAIYKTGKYIGEITDIRPQHFLVRVLAVAKHPMQGDLHNPKDANVQMFHERRALAYREQTNVPKQMVKPFDGEVPEFTASLREALDKMKQDLLEDASPWAERSLSNIEALEKDYFK; from the coding sequence ATGGGAGATTTAACCGTTGGTGATAAAGTAACAGCAATTTATAAAACTGGAAAATATATTGGAGAAATTACAGACATTCGGCCGCAGCACTTTCTTGTTCGAGTTCTAGCAGTGGCTAAACACCCGATGCAGGGTGATTTACATAATCCTAAAGATGCAAATGTTCAAATGTTTCATGAACGCCGTGCTTTAGCGTATCGGGAACAAACAAATGTTCCTAAACAAATGGTTAAACCTTTTGACGGCGAAGTCCCTGAATTTACAGCTTCTTTAAGAGAAGCATTAGATAAAATGAAACAGGACCTTCTAGAAGATGCCTCCCCTTGGGCAGAGCGCAGCTTAAGCAATATTGAAGCGCTAGAGAAGGATTATTTTAAATAA
- the kapD gene encoding 3'-5' exonuclease KapD, with protein MGEECRYLFIDFEFTMPEKNGRYKGFYPEIIEAGIVSVTNDQILDQFSSFVSPVRFPKLSERCKSFLHISQEQVDQGISFIELVKKMKEMSGNQPCPIITWGNMDMRVLRNNCQQVGIPFPFKGKEVDLSMEYKRFFGDQNQTGLWKAVQEYGKEGTGKHHRALDDAMTTYNIFRLVEKDKKYLGKPEPTTIGDRVDFSKLLNKFA; from the coding sequence ATGGGGGAAGAGTGTCGTTATTTATTTATTGACTTTGAATTTACCATGCCTGAAAAGAATGGCAGATACAAAGGCTTCTATCCAGAAATTATTGAAGCCGGAATTGTTTCAGTAACCAATGACCAAATTCTTGATCAATTTTCTTCCTTCGTTTCTCCAGTTCGCTTTCCAAAGTTATCAGAACGGTGTAAATCATTCCTTCATATTTCACAAGAGCAGGTAGATCAAGGGATTTCCTTTATAGAACTGGTCAAAAAGATGAAGGAAATGAGTGGAAACCAGCCATGTCCTATCATTACATGGGGGAATATGGATATGAGGGTTCTTCGAAATAATTGTCAACAGGTTGGCATTCCTTTTCCTTTTAAAGGGAAGGAAGTGGATTTATCAATGGAATACAAACGTTTTTTTGGTGATCAGAATCAAACAGGATTATGGAAGGCCGTCCAGGAATATGGCAAGGAAGGCACCGGAAAACATCATCGTGCTCTCGATGATGCCATGACTACTTATAATATTTTCAGATTAGTAGAAAAAGATAAGAAATACCTTGGAAAGCCTGAACCGACTACGATCGGGGACCGGGTAGATTTTTCCAAGCTATTAAATAAATTTGCATAA
- a CDS encoding transglycosylase domain-containing protein yields MRTLTGYLIIAALVPCFLLLIFASGSEITKVKSFHHVLEEKINIKEISLSQASYMKAQNGTIISEIHRPYNRINLEFTEIPPFLIQLFIVSEDQHFYDHVGFDLTSIGRALAINMKSNEIEQGASTITQQLARNLFLNNEKSYNRKLSELLYSYEIERKYTKEEILKLYINAIYFQNGAYGIEAASELYFQKKTKELSKAELAFLAAIPNNPSLYNPVNNFEQTKERQERLIDQLSNHQVITAQEGEKIKSEPILLSMKERTDLFPDYVTYAEAELKELIGLQEGFTSKLLSAKTEKEKNELDIKLDKRLEEVVASGIIIETALDTAIQNRAKNAVTRNLPYPEIQGAAAVIDHETHQLVALVGGKEYKKHDFNRGFQAYRQPGSAIKPLLVYAPYFERTHASLGKKINANSFCKNGYCPQNYGGGQYGTVTLEQAFIHSYNTPAVRILDTIGISNGFKDLANFHFRMVSKSDYTLAAAIGGFSYGMTPLELTSAYTVFANDGQYQSARAIKKVTNTNGELLYSWSDPKIQVWNKDTTDKVRQLLRKTVQNGTARKAYLSTGYSGGKTGTTNDYKDYWFIGLTDQYTAGVWVGKDMPENIAYLESAAPQQHIWKEIMSEH; encoded by the coding sequence TTGCGTACATTAACCGGATATTTGATCATAGCTGCCTTGGTTCCTTGCTTCCTTTTGCTTATTTTTGCATCTGGTTCTGAAATAACCAAGGTAAAAAGCTTTCACCACGTATTAGAAGAAAAAATCAATATTAAGGAGATATCCTTGTCGCAAGCCTCCTATATGAAAGCACAGAACGGCACCATTATTTCGGAAATTCATCGACCGTATAACCGAATAAACCTGGAATTTACGGAGATTCCTCCCTTCCTAATTCAATTATTTATCGTTTCTGAGGATCAGCATTTTTACGATCATGTTGGCTTTGATTTAACATCCATTGGACGTGCCTTGGCGATTAATATGAAGTCAAATGAGATTGAACAAGGGGCAAGCACCATTACGCAGCAACTGGCAAGAAACCTTTTTCTTAACAATGAAAAATCCTATAACCGCAAACTTAGCGAGCTTCTTTACTCTTATGAGATTGAACGGAAATATACAAAGGAAGAAATTCTAAAGCTATATATAAATGCCATCTATTTTCAAAATGGAGCCTATGGCATTGAAGCTGCCTCCGAGCTTTATTTTCAAAAAAAGACGAAGGAGCTTTCGAAAGCAGAGCTTGCATTTTTGGCTGCAATCCCAAATAATCCTTCTCTTTATAATCCGGTAAATAACTTTGAGCAGACGAAAGAGAGACAGGAAAGATTAATCGATCAACTCAGCAATCACCAAGTGATCACAGCACAGGAAGGGGAGAAAATCAAAAGTGAACCTATACTATTAAGTATGAAGGAACGAACTGATTTATTTCCTGACTACGTTACATATGCAGAGGCCGAGCTAAAGGAATTGATCGGGCTGCAGGAAGGATTTACGAGTAAATTATTATCAGCTAAAACGGAGAAAGAGAAAAATGAACTGGATATAAAGCTCGATAAACGGCTGGAGGAAGTTGTAGCATCAGGCATTATTATTGAGACAGCCCTGGATACAGCTATCCAAAATCGCGCAAAAAATGCGGTCACTCGAAACTTGCCCTACCCTGAAATCCAGGGGGCTGCAGCAGTCATAGATCATGAAACCCATCAGCTTGTTGCACTTGTAGGGGGAAAGGAATACAAGAAACATGATTTTAATAGAGGATTTCAAGCCTACCGGCAGCCAGGCTCTGCGATCAAGCCACTCCTTGTCTATGCACCTTATTTCGAAAGAACGCATGCATCATTAGGGAAAAAAATTAATGCAAATTCCTTTTGTAAAAATGGTTATTGCCCGCAAAATTATGGAGGCGGCCAATATGGCACCGTCACGTTAGAACAGGCATTTATACACTCTTATAATACTCCTGCTGTTAGAATCTTAGATACTATCGGAATTTCAAATGGATTTAAAGACCTAGCAAACTTTCATTTCCGCATGGTGTCTAAATCCGATTATACTCTAGCTGCAGCAATTGGGGGATTTTCATACGGGATGACTCCACTTGAGCTTACGTCAGCTTATACAGTGTTTGCCAATGACGGTCAGTATCAGTCTGCAAGAGCCATTAAAAAGGTAACGAATACGAATGGCGAGCTTCTCTATAGCTGGAGTGATCCAAAGATTCAGGTGTGGAACAAGGATACGACTGACAAGGTGAGACAGCTACTGAGAAAAACGGTTCAAAACGGGACGGCACGAAAAGCCTATTTATCTACCGGATATTCAGGTGGAAAAACAGGAACAACAAATGATTATAAAGATTATTGGTTTATCGGATTAACTGATCAATACACTGCTGGCGTATGGGTTGGAAAGGATATGCCCGAAAATATTGCTTATCTGGAATCAGCTGCCCCTCAGCAGCATATTTGGAAGGAAATAATGTCAGAACACTGA
- a CDS encoding DUF5366 family protein, translated as MRNTYFMSYFPLLSIILFSLSLSIRVEKVLIEFLKKSGIYTGMLEFFSDGGIKLSLIILLLLLFFMVFSALKLIADTINELSLLFFSKDSEGDSLKQIRSGAVIFFVGSFLSLISMNSFIGIGVIFAATTALYFLYFVYKVSSSLSYLDLVGLIFFQVLFWSSFISGVIYLIVKVYNSLIASLPI; from the coding sequence ATGAGAAATACATACTTTATGAGCTATTTTCCGCTCCTTTCCATCATTTTGTTTAGTCTTTCTCTTTCGATAAGGGTTGAAAAGGTTTTAATTGAATTTCTTAAGAAATCTGGAATCTACACAGGAATGTTGGAGTTTTTTTCAGATGGCGGGATTAAGCTTTCGCTGATTATTCTTCTTTTGCTTTTATTTTTTATGGTATTTTCTGCTTTGAAGCTGATTGCGGATACAATAAACGAGCTATCTCTTTTATTCTTTTCTAAAGACTCAGAAGGGGATAGCTTGAAGCAAATTCGGAGCGGGGCAGTAATATTCTTTGTGGGAAGCTTCTTATCATTAATAAGTATGAACAGCTTTATTGGGATTGGCGTTATTTTTGCAGCTACAACGGCTCTTTACTTCTTGTATTTTGTCTACAAGGTCAGCTCATCTTTATCTTATCTGGATCTTGTCGGACTTATCTTTTTCCAGGTGCTTTTCTGGTCTAGTTTTATTTCTGGTGTTATCTACCTTATTGTTAAGGTGTATAACAGCCTTATCGCAAGCTTACCAATATAA